In one Agrobacterium vitis genomic region, the following are encoded:
- a CDS encoding Coenzyme F420 hydrogenase/dehydrogenase, beta subunit C-terminal domain: MSIRILQENVLDSNLCAGCGACQLVCPEQLIVLHPDTLLPVLDFDPASCGDCHLCHDVCPGADPATDAAEMQLFGRERQSSERWLGIHIDLFGARSTRADVFEASASGGTVTTLLLASRSTGFGVDHVLTMGRNPDAGWRAKGVVSGDEETIIANAQSTYQLAPYLAELRGLYEHCRNDKIAVVGLACHMQAIRKLQQLQGDIADWARENIILLIETACSSSTLPKGTADIVQGCLNLPLDAVSDLRYRSGPYPGKLTVSTKDGGSHALEFWQILKELKGGKNHRCLSCGDWMSGLADISVCDGDPNIFDASINGTAFGKHGRVLVRTPIGQKLADYCRDEGLLEQWPIDLEGFNLGLERKRNRRRSYEAGALPVPKGPSAPDIFDPEQILSDEALIDPKRYKRG, encoded by the coding sequence ATGTCGATCAGAATTTTACAGGAAAATGTTCTTGATTCCAATTTATGCGCCGGTTGCGGGGCCTGCCAGTTGGTTTGTCCTGAGCAACTGATTGTCCTGCACCCGGACACTCTTCTGCCGGTGCTGGATTTCGACCCGGCCTCTTGTGGTGACTGCCACCTTTGCCATGATGTCTGTCCCGGTGCTGACCCCGCCACCGATGCGGCGGAGATGCAGCTTTTCGGCCGCGAGCGCCAATCCAGCGAACGGTGGCTGGGCATCCACATTGATCTCTTCGGCGCGCGCTCGACACGAGCGGATGTGTTCGAGGCTTCGGCCAGCGGCGGAACCGTCACCACCCTGCTGCTGGCCAGCCGCAGCACTGGTTTTGGTGTTGACCACGTTCTGACCATGGGCCGCAACCCTGATGCAGGCTGGCGCGCCAAGGGCGTGGTCTCCGGGGATGAGGAAACCATCATCGCCAATGCCCAATCCACCTACCAATTGGCGCCTTATCTGGCCGAATTGCGAGGCCTTTACGAACATTGTCGCAATGACAAGATCGCCGTCGTCGGCCTGGCCTGTCATATGCAGGCCATCCGCAAGCTTCAGCAATTGCAGGGCGATATTGCCGATTGGGCGCGGGAAAACATCATCCTCCTGATTGAAACGGCCTGCTCGTCCAGCACATTGCCCAAGGGAACGGCGGATATCGTTCAAGGCTGCCTGAACCTGCCGCTGGACGCCGTTAGTGACCTTCGTTACCGCAGCGGTCCCTATCCGGGAAAACTGACGGTTTCCACCAAGGATGGCGGCAGCCATGCTCTGGAATTCTGGCAGATCCTGAAAGAGCTAAAGGGCGGGAAAAACCACCGCTGCCTCTCCTGCGGCGACTGGATGAGCGGCCTTGCCGACATCAGCGTCTGTGACGGTGATCCCAATATTTTCGATGCCAGCATCAACGGCACGGCGTTCGGCAAACATGGCCGCGTCCTCGTCAGGACGCCAATCGGCCAGAAGCTTGCCGATTATTGCCGTGATGAAGGATTGCTGGAGCAATGGCCGATTGATCTGGAGGGGTTCAATCTCGGTTTGGAGCGCAAGCGCAACCGCCGCCGCTCCTATGAGGCCGGAGCTTTGCCGGTGCCTAAGGGGCCATCGGCACCTGACATATTCGATCCTGAACAGATCCTCAGCGACGAGGCACTGATCGATCCCAAGCGTTACAAACGGGGCTGA
- a CDS encoding DMT family transporter yields MREPSATDAKGMAASTLLLFLACVAIWSTNWIAITTQIVETPAVVSLFWRFLLAFVTLTIVDMVKRPSGERMPAPFLLCGLVGTVYYFAGIGLTYLATHYLPSSYVACLSISVIFFAMALKRVFQGARIRASNLIGAVVASLGVALFFLGGEGGASNVWLGLGLALLSFLAVAAGSVLSEHIQKTHKLTSVRINRIAIGFACALYLAVALAQGTSLAVPLSLSYLLPLAYLGIVCSALVFVMYIALVGRIGAEYAGYIGFIYPLIATYISFVFGETDISAAMIGGSLLVVVGCVIGLRFETLFRRKTASARSSG; encoded by the coding sequence ATGAGGGAGCCGTCCGCAACAGACGCCAAGGGTATGGCCGCGAGCACTCTCCTGCTGTTTCTCGCCTGCGTGGCGATATGGTCCACCAATTGGATCGCAATCACCACACAGATCGTCGAGACACCTGCTGTGGTGTCGCTGTTCTGGCGGTTTCTTCTGGCCTTTGTCACACTGACCATCGTTGATATGGTCAAACGGCCCTCTGGCGAGCGGATGCCGGCGCCGTTCCTGCTCTGTGGTCTCGTCGGGACGGTCTATTATTTTGCCGGGATCGGGTTGACCTATCTCGCCACCCACTATCTGCCCAGTTCCTATGTGGCCTGTCTCAGCATATCGGTTATCTTCTTCGCGATGGCCTTGAAGCGGGTTTTCCAGGGTGCGCGCATTCGCGCCAGCAATCTCATCGGCGCCGTGGTGGCCTCGTTGGGTGTCGCCTTGTTTTTTCTAGGCGGCGAAGGCGGGGCCTCCAATGTCTGGCTGGGGTTGGGACTGGCGCTTTTGTCGTTCCTGGCCGTTGCAGCAGGCTCGGTCCTTTCTGAACATATTCAGAAAACCCATAAGCTGACCTCGGTGCGGATCAACCGGATCGCTATCGGCTTTGCCTGTGCGCTTTATCTTGCTGTCGCCCTTGCTCAAGGCACGTCACTGGCCGTGCCGCTCAGTCTGTCCTATCTGCTGCCTCTGGCATATCTCGGTATTGTCTGCTCCGCGCTGGTTTTTGTCATGTATATTGCGCTGGTTGGCAGGATAGGGGCTGAATATGCCGGTTATATCGGCTTCATCTATCCGTTGATTGCCACCTATATTTCCTTTGTGTTCGGTGAAACCGATATCAGTGCCGCGATGATTGGTGGCAGTCTTCTGGTCGTTGTCGGATGCGTCATCGGCCTCAGGTTCGAAACGCTGTTCAGACGCAAGACGGCGTCTGCACGGTCATCAGGGTGA
- a CDS encoding AMP-binding protein produces MPVKAEMADYCLLRRNPADLAAIDLDGAWRWGALERRICSLSGKLAAAGAQGKTVALRASHGAGSYAALIAVLGMARRVVFIDPEMQIEPLEPVMTALNIGCVVNLGDDAPLNSVRDWLPQAGFITVAEGAYEPDDPQFLGHGEMVEHPLLCDDYVILTSGTTGAPKAIVQTMAALRQHIANYAGYVQIRPGEKLLQLASTAWDAGLMDVFSALFHGGVLCTINPRASSMETVADFIARHEIDVLHMTVPYFRHFHRAGLGTYRQPKRIVIGGEKIYDSDLDLFNGCFPVGSRLFNAYGPTECTTAMYAVHDHGAERKAGLWPLAHPVTGVITELRDEDGNRISTSGVEGEVTLISDLVASLLDLTHGGFVPLGEGLAGTARAYATGDLARYDDQMRLVIIGRKDSVIKVNGLKVSLAEVEAGLLSLDMVADCCVFTLVGEDGDEVVAAVVASGDGVTEARIQKALADCLDSHKRPRLIVLMDRLPLTRNNKFDRERLAQLARAKQQVAETVSPQHAPILAAIAKALKGASLDINHSFFENGGNSLLALSVVAALKRQGIKLALEKIISDEPISGLLKAQEQQADPVAPVMRVAATGLDAALPNRNFLESRGIPDLDGWCQTCVIDYSGPVSDADRIGSLVKALLERHVPDASLIEIDALKSGVTLSQAVAECESAISFRNNRVVVVALVAEGEQLSVVVSCHQFRVDRVSWIILLSELSEADTAEVVQAWPKPDMDYADWVRAYGQFLSSERAPEVWDRLPWGECPQPIAWDLAFPARDAFKILHLDIGSPSKMLACDPLMEVADWVLAAVLLAFDKVFPAACQKIDVLGHGRGLTAGGLSTDGIFGWFTVICPFLVNVRGLDVAAAANAVRNYRHEVEKIAHTFGNEHYRSGERSGVSAERQCFASFNYLGDIAISSTDRFSVNPLSLTTLHGRPSHHLEVTGYQHDGRLLLKLDYNATALGDALVSDIGRHIATALRDCGVITLAGEAA; encoded by the coding sequence GCTGCGTCGCAATCCGGCTGATCTAGCCGCGATTGATCTTGATGGTGCGTGGCGTTGGGGGGCGCTGGAGCGGCGGATCTGTTCCCTCTCCGGCAAGCTTGCCGCTGCCGGGGCGCAGGGAAAAACCGTTGCTCTGCGCGCCTCCCATGGCGCGGGGAGCTATGCGGCCCTGATTGCCGTGCTGGGGATGGCGCGGCGTGTGGTTTTCATCGATCCCGAAATGCAGATTGAGCCGTTAGAGCCGGTGATGACGGCGCTGAACATTGGCTGCGTGGTCAATCTCGGCGATGATGCGCCTCTCAATAGCGTGCGCGATTGGCTGCCGCAGGCGGGTTTCATCACGGTCGCTGAAGGCGCATACGAGCCGGATGATCCGCAATTCCTGGGCCATGGGGAGATGGTGGAGCATCCTCTCCTCTGTGATGACTATGTCATTCTGACCAGTGGCACCACAGGAGCGCCGAAGGCCATTGTGCAGACGATGGCGGCGCTGCGCCAGCATATCGCCAATTACGCAGGTTATGTGCAGATCAGGCCGGGGGAAAAGCTCTTGCAACTGGCCTCGACGGCCTGGGATGCCGGGTTGATGGATGTGTTCTCCGCCCTGTTTCATGGCGGGGTGCTGTGTACGATCAATCCCAGGGCCTCCTCCATGGAGACGGTGGCTGATTTTATCGCGCGGCACGAGATCGACGTGCTGCATATGACGGTACCCTATTTCCGACATTTCCACCGCGCTGGGCTTGGGACTTACCGTCAGCCGAAGCGGATCGTCATTGGTGGCGAGAAAATCTACGATAGCGATCTCGATCTGTTCAACGGCTGTTTTCCTGTGGGGTCCCGGCTGTTTAATGCCTATGGGCCGACCGAATGCACCACGGCGATGTATGCCGTGCATGACCATGGCGCGGAGCGGAAGGCTGGGCTATGGCCCCTGGCGCATCCGGTGACCGGCGTGATCACCGAACTGCGGGATGAAGACGGAAATCGCATATCCACGAGCGGCGTGGAGGGGGAGGTCACCTTGATCTCCGATCTCGTCGCGTCCTTGCTGGATTTGACGCATGGCGGTTTTGTGCCTCTGGGAGAGGGGCTGGCTGGCACGGCGCGTGCCTATGCCACGGGCGATCTTGCCCGCTATGACGATCAGATGCGGTTGGTCATCATTGGACGGAAGGATTCTGTCATCAAGGTCAACGGGCTGAAAGTGTCGCTGGCCGAGGTCGAGGCCGGGCTTCTCTCGCTCGATATGGTGGCGGATTGCTGTGTCTTCACCCTCGTTGGTGAGGATGGGGATGAGGTGGTTGCAGCCGTCGTTGCCAGTGGTGATGGTGTTACGGAAGCGAGGATACAGAAAGCGTTGGCGGACTGTCTGGACAGTCACAAACGGCCTCGCCTGATAGTGCTCATGGATAGGCTACCGCTGACCCGTAACAACAAGTTTGACCGCGAGAGGCTGGCGCAGCTGGCCCGCGCCAAGCAGCAGGTAGCGGAGACCGTCAGCCCGCAGCATGCGCCGATTCTGGCGGCGATAGCCAAGGCATTGAAGGGCGCCAGTCTCGATATCAATCACAGCTTCTTCGAAAACGGCGGTAACTCGCTGCTGGCGCTTTCCGTCGTGGCGGCCTTGAAACGGCAGGGAATCAAGCTGGCCCTCGAAAAAATTATCTCTGATGAGCCGATTTCCGGTCTTCTAAAGGCACAAGAGCAACAAGCCGATCCGGTGGCTCCCGTAATGCGCGTGGCTGCGACCGGGTTGGATGCAGCACTTCCCAACCGAAATTTTCTCGAAAGTCGCGGCATTCCTGATCTGGATGGTTGGTGCCAGACGTGTGTGATCGATTATTCGGGACCTGTCAGTGACGCAGACCGGATCGGTTCCCTTGTGAAGGCCTTGCTGGAACGGCATGTGCCGGATGCGAGCCTGATTGAGATTGATGCTCTCAAGTCAGGGGTGACGCTGTCGCAGGCCGTGGCGGAGTGTGAAAGCGCGATTTCGTTTCGCAACAACCGGGTTGTTGTCGTGGCCCTTGTGGCCGAAGGGGAGCAACTCAGCGTCGTCGTTAGCTGCCATCAGTTCCGGGTGGATCGGGTGTCGTGGATCATTCTGCTGTCGGAATTGTCGGAGGCCGATACGGCTGAGGTGGTCCAGGCTTGGCCAAAGCCGGATATGGACTATGCGGATTGGGTGAGGGCTTACGGGCAGTTTCTGTCGAGTGAACGAGCGCCCGAAGTCTGGGATCGGCTGCCATGGGGTGAGTGTCCGCAGCCGATTGCCTGGGATTTGGCCTTCCCGGCAAGGGATGCGTTCAAGATCCTGCATCTCGACATCGGATCACCCTCAAAGATGCTTGCCTGCGATCCCTTGATGGAGGTCGCCGACTGGGTATTGGCCGCAGTTTTACTGGCTTTCGATAAGGTCTTTCCCGCCGCTTGTCAGAAAATCGATGTTCTGGGGCATGGTCGGGGACTGACTGCCGGAGGCTTGTCGACCGATGGTATTTTCGGCTGGTTCACGGTCATCTGTCCGTTCCTCGTCAACGTGCGGGGATTGGATGTGGCAGCGGCGGCCAATGCTGTTCGAAACTATCGCCATGAGGTTGAAAAGATTGCTCATACCTTCGGCAATGAACATTATCGATCCGGCGAACGGAGCGGGGTCTCTGCGGAACGGCAGTGTTTTGCCAGCTTCAATTACCTTGGCGACATCGCGATCTCCTCGACGGACCGCTTCTCAGTCAACCCGCTTTCGCTCACTACACTGCATGGCCGGCCCAGCCACCATCTGGAAGTGACCGGCTACCAGCATGACGGGCGCCTGCTGCTCAAGCTGGATTACAATGCCACCGCGCTGGGTGATGCGCTTGTTTCTGATATCGGGCGGCATATCGCAACAGCACTGCGCGATTGCGGAGTGATCACGCTTGCAGGAGAGGCGGCATGA
- a CDS encoding GNAT family N-acetyltransferase, which yields MQHFEIRPATAEDCPDLFDVHRQSVRSLCNGHYTSEQIDMWLDGRHPGIYLPAIERRELWVAVSSGALLGLVEVQGNEVTKLFVSGAAAGAGVGKALLGQAIAHIRQAGERRIYLESTLTGRDFYRKLGFAEIGTGTFSHGPGTVSLEIVQMELHVD from the coding sequence ATGCAGCATTTCGAGATCCGTCCTGCCACCGCTGAAGACTGTCCGGACCTGTTCGATGTTCATCGCCAGTCGGTGCGAAGCCTTTGTAATGGACACTATACCAGTGAACAGATCGACATGTGGCTGGATGGGCGCCATCCCGGCATATATCTGCCCGCTATCGAGCGCAGGGAGCTTTGGGTTGCGGTGTCTTCCGGGGCTCTTCTGGGTCTGGTGGAAGTGCAGGGCAATGAGGTGACCAAGCTGTTCGTCAGCGGGGCAGCTGCCGGGGCTGGTGTGGGTAAAGCCCTGTTGGGTCAGGCAATCGCCCACATCAGGCAGGCTGGGGAAAGACGTATCTATCTGGAATCAACGCTCACTGGCCGGGATTTCTACCGGAAATTGGGTTTTGCCGAAATTGGAACCGGCACGTTCTCTCACGGGCCAGGTACGGTTTCTCTTGAAATCGTGCAAATGGAACTGCATGTCGATTGA